One Nicotiana tomentosiformis chromosome 4, ASM39032v3, whole genome shotgun sequence genomic window carries:
- the LOC104097114 gene encoding uncharacterized protein At2g02148 has protein sequence MGARVPVQHYDMRSAADSYIETSLHDLNAEGISGGGGAGGDDVDRGGGDVTEDSMDNGEDSTAVECLHESFRNSLPLHGIVVEEDRTSIENSGSSGGSYNIVTIDDISPIETARTRFLDIIVDHFIRPRVVEVVDSEADFAAQSSQDKMSKRKSREICYEGDAACVLPLMYVANMYETLVNEVNVRLSSLNGMREKTIGVALEAAGGLYRKLAKKFPRKGPCVFKRRELATSFETRARFPELVIQEEKRVRFVVVNGLAIVEKPASLHIDDAEWFKRMTGRNEVAISPRDYKFYAPRHKYRRASNPISNITGLSAFTSTDNDSSLSAGQSYRSVSEESQQTTPKQHMQPLSHQAQFHPLQQSHHQHHINQSQHIAHFSHNQQCGPQSHLPEIAQPQQSPSISPHMACLQQFGNVGGRMHIMPTSPAKFCDECGTPYLRETSKFCSECGTKRLGI, from the exons ATGGGAGCTAGGGTTCCGGTACAGCACTACGATATGAGGTCGGCGGCTGATTCGTACATTGAAACCTCATTGCATGATCTCAATGCGGAGGGTATTAGTGGCGGAGGCGGTGCTGGTGGTGATGATGTTGATCGTGGAGGCGGTGATGTAACCGAGGATAGCATGGACAATGGCGAAGACTCCACAGCTGTT GAGTGTCTCCATGAATCCTTCAGAAACTCATTACCACTTCACGGTATAGTGGTGGAGGAAGATCGCACTAGCATTGAGAATAGTGGATCTTCAGGGGGTTCCTAcaatattgttactattgatg ATATTTCACCAATTGAAACAGCAAGGACAAGATTTTTAGACATTATCGTAGATCATTTCATAAGACCGCGTGTAGTTGAAGTTGTCGATTCAGAGGCTGACTTTGCAGCTCAATCTTCACAAGATAAAATGAGCAAGAGGAAGTCTAGAGAAATCTGTTATGAAGGTGATGCTGCATGTGTTTTGCCCTTGATGTATGTGGCTAACATGTACGAGACATTGGTTAATGAAGTGAATGTAAGGCTCTCTTCTTTAAATGGCATGCGTGAAAAGACCATCGGTGTGGCCCTTGAAGCAGCTGGTGGTTTATACAGAAAGCTTGCTAAAAAATTTCCTAGAAAAG GACCTTGTGTATTTAAAAGACGGGAGCTGGCTACATCTTTTGAAACAAGGGCAAGGTTTCCTGAATTAGTGATACAGGAGGAGAAGCGTGTTCGTTTTGTAGTGGTTAATGGTTTAGCCATTGTGGAGAAACCAGCAAGTTTACATATTGATGATGCAGAATG GTTCAAAAGAATGACAGGCCGAAATGAAGTTGCAATATCCCCTCGAGACTATAAATTCTATGCTCCAAGACACAAGTATAGACGTGCGTcaaacccaatttccaacatcactGGTTTGTCA GCATTCACCAGCACAGACAATGATTCTTCATTATCTGCCGGTCAAAGCTACCGCTCTGTTAGTGAA GAGAGTCAGCAGACTACCCCAAAGCAGCATATGCAACCTCTGTCCCATCAGGCTCAATTTCATCCTCTTCAGCAGAGCCACCACCAGCACCACATCAACCAAAGTCAACATATAGCCCACTTCTCTCACAATCAACAATGTGGCCCTCAGTCACATTTGCCTGAAATTGCTCAGCCTCAGCAGTCGCCATCCATTTCTCCACACATGGCTTGTTTACAACAATTTGGCAATGTAGGAGGGCGTATGCATATAATG
- the LOC104097109 gene encoding pentatricopeptide repeat-containing protein At5g13770, chloroplastic, whose protein sequence is MAIAKSSDWSFPPCINCKNRILKPKICYSCKTLPFLSNIYFNSRTLVAKSSSCSSPVLEEKSQKTPSKNSKIIELDLELQDYTTTPTTSTCLTDSKDLNGLICSLLKDPQTQGIGYDYYEKAKENTDFRPEKSTLKLLIRYLVYSNKWGSIISLCEDLRSSQILPDSSTCCKFITSCIKARKFKIVNNLLEVFIISDQELSVLAFDSAMKGYNKLHMYSSSVVLYERMRSAGLVLDPGCYCSIMEAHLKMGHCDKVVAFFQEFESRKIVSTPYYAQIYKNLCESLGKSGRAFEALEYFRDMNKKGIQEDHSFYSILICGFASIREVKMAEEILEEAEGKRMLRDPALFFKLVLMYIEEGLMEKALDVVAVMARVKIRVSDCIFCAIVNGFSRKRGLRSAVKVYEDLCSQGCEPGQVTYASVLNLYCRLGLYSNAEMVFSEMEQKGFDKCVVAYSSMIAMYGKTERPKDAMKLVAKMKERGCQPNVWVYNALLDIHGKVLNLRQVEKIWKEMKRRKIFPDRVSYTSIITAYSRAREFDKCLTYYQEFTLNGGRIDRAMAGIMVGVFSKMNRVDELIGLLQNMKREGTKLDGRLHRSALNSLRDAGLQIQAKWMQESFGAT, encoded by the coding sequence ATGGCTATTGCCAAATCTTCAGATTGGTCATTTCCACCTTGCATTAACTGTAAAAACAGAATCTTGAAACCAAAAATATGCTATTCTTGTAAAACTCTACCTTTCCTCTCAAATATTTACTTTAATTCAAGAACTCTGGTTGCTAAATCCTCTAGCTGTTCATCTCCTGTCTTAGAAGAAAAAAGCCAAAAAACACCCTCAAAAAATTCCAAAATAATAGAATTGGACTTAGAACTTCAAGATTATACTACTACTCCTACTACTTCTACTTGTTTGACTGATTCCAAGGATTTGAATGGTCTAATATGCAGTTTACTTAAAGATCCTCAAACTCAAGGAATTGGATATGATTACTATGAGAAAGCCAAGGAAAATACAGATTTTAGACCTGAAAAATCAACACTAAAGCTTCTTATCAGGTATTTGGTGTATTCAAACAAATGGGGTTCAATTATTTCATTGTGTGAAGATTTGAGAAGTTCTCAAATATTGCCTGATAGTTCAACATGCTGTAAATTTATTACTAGCTGCATAAAAGCAAGAAAATTCAAGATTGTAAATAATTTGCTTGAAGTGTTTATAATTTCTGATCAAGAACTTTCTGTTTTGGCCTTTGATTCTGCTATGAAAGGTTACAATAAGTTGCATATGTATAGCAGCAGTGTTGTTTTGTATGAAAGAATGAGATCTGCTGGACTTGTATTAGACCCTGGCTGTTATTGTAGTATAATGGAAGCACATTTAAAAATGGGGCATTGTGACAAAGTTGTGGCATTTTTTCAAGAATTTGAGAGCAGGAAAATAGTGTCCACACCTTATTATGCTCAAATTTACAAGAATCTGTGTGAGTCATTAGGGAAATCGGGGCGCGCTTTTGAGGCTTTGGAGTACTTTAGAGACATGAACAAGAAGGGAATTCAAGAGGATCATTCATTTTATTCCATACTTATCTGTGGATTCGCGAGCATTCGTGAAGTGAAAATGGCTGAGGAAATTTTAGAAGAAGCTGAAGGCAAGAGAATGCTGAGGGATCCAGCTTTGTTCTTCAAACTAGTATTGATGTATATTGAAGAGGGGTTGATGGAAAAGGCTCTTGATGTTGTTGCAGTAATGGCTCGGGTAAAAATCCGAGTCTCTGATTGCATATTTTGTGCAATTGTGAATGGCTTCTCAAGAAAAAGAGGTCTTAGATCTGCAGTTAAAGTGTATGAAGATCTTTGTTCACAAGGCTGTGAACCAGGTCAAGTAACATATGCTTCAGTATTGAACTTATATTGTAGGCTTGGATTGTATTCTAATGCAGAAATGGTATTTTCTGAGATGGAGCAAAAGGGGTTTGATAAATGTGTAGTGGCTTATTCTAGCATGATTGCAATGTATGGAAAAACAGAAAGGCCTAAAGATGCAATGAAACTTGTtgcaaaaatgaaagaaagaggATGTCAACCAAATGTGTGGGTATACAATGCACTTTTAGACATTCATGGAAAAGTTCTAAACTTAAGGCAAGTGGaaaaaatatggaaggagatgaAGAGAAGGAAGATTTTTCCGGATAGGGTAAGTTACACAAGCATTATAACTGCTTATAGCAGAGCAAGGGAATTTGACAAGTGCTTAACATATTACCAAGAATTTACACTAAACGGCGGAAGAATTGATAGGGCAATGGCTGGGATTATGGTTGGTGTTTTCTCTAAAATGAATAGAGTTGATGAGTTGATTGGTCTTTTGCAAAATATGAAGAGAGAAGGCACAAAGTTAGATGGGAGACTTCATAGGTCAGCTTTGAATTCTCTGAGGGATGCAGGGCTGCAAATTCAAGCAAAATGGATGCAAGAAAGTTTTGGTGCAACATGA
- the LOC104097101 gene encoding uncharacterized protein — protein MGAEDNTLEQTHSETTAETTEALLEAARYDDLDDVTSLASSGVSLDSKDSEGRTALHMASANGHSGIVEYLIRNGADVNASNVEKNTPLHWACLNGHIEVVKSLILAGASVSALNSHERTPIDEAVSRGKTNIIDVINEAVAQLELTGTTVS, from the exons ATGGGAGCTGAGGATAATACACTGGAGCAGACTCATTCTGAAACGACGGCTGAAACGACCGAAGCCTTGCTTGAG GCTGCGAGATATGATGATTTGGATGATGTCACGAGCTTAGCATCTTCTGGTGTTTCTCTTGATTCAAAGGATTCAGAGGGCCGAACAG CACTTCATATGGCTTCGGCAAATGGGCATTCCGGCATTGTAGAATATCTTATTCGTAATGGAGCG GATGTCAATGCTTCCAATGTGGAGAAAAATACACCTCTTCATTGGGCTTGCCTAAACGGACATATTGAG GTAGTGAAGAGCTTAATCCTTGCTGGAGCAAGTGTCTCAGCCTTAAATAG CCATGAGAGGACTCCTATCGACGAGGCAGTTAGCAGGGGTAAAACGAACATCATCGATGTGATCAACGAGGCAGTAGCCCAACTTGAACTCACTGGCACAACGGTATCATAA